The DNA segment GAAATGCCGGTTCACCTGAGATCGTCGTCACGCATTGAGCGAGCTTGGCAGCAAGTGGAGTGTTTCCTTGCCCGAAGCGGCCGGATTCGTCAAGAACACCATGTCTGACAAGAAGGGCTGTGAGGGAGAGGTAGCCGGTTCCGGTCAAACCGAGTGGTGGTATCGTGTCATCAAAAATTTGCATGGTGAGACCAGTCGGAGTGAGGGAAAATCCGGTGATTGCTCCTGGTCCGGCGGTTCGGCCATAGGAGAGGCCAACGCCTTCGAGAGCCGGTCCCATGGGAACGCTTGCGCAGAAGCGTTTTTTCGGTGAAAGAGCCAGGACGAATTCGCCATTGGTGCCCAGATCAGCGAGGAGAAATGGGTAGGAAACGGTCTCTTCGTGTTCGAGGGCTGTTAATCCCGCACTGATATCAGCGCCGACAAACGGGGCCAGCAGGGGAGGGATATAGGCGGGTGGGAGCCCCGCTCCGATCTTCTTTTCATTACCGCCTGTATAAGAGAGTGTGTAAGGGGCTGCGGCCAGATCGTCCGGTTTTTTACCCAAAAGGATATAGGTCATTGCGGAATTGCCGGATATTGTCAGACCGGTACATTCGCCTCCCATATTCCGAGCCGCAATCATGGCGAGTTCCGTCATGCGATCTGTTATGAGCGCTCGCAGGACAAATCGACCTTCCGCAGTTGCAGCAGCAGCAAGCCGGGTCATGACTTCGCTGCCAAGGCCCGTCTGGGGGTTCAGTTCATGACCGGATGCAACGCGTTCTTTTCCGGCAAGGACGGACCAGTGGATCGAGGTGGTGCCTAGATCAACTGCCAGAGAAAAATCACCTGTCGTTTGGCTATATGACTTGAGAGCCCTTTGGGTTCGGGCCGGTACCGGGATTTCGATTTCACAGGATTCAGAGGGGTGCAAGCAGGAAAGCCTCCACCCCGTGCTCACGGCTTCTTGCCCGAGTTTGCGCAATTCATCTCGATTTGCTTCCGGTGCATCGCTCGTGTAGCGGACCCTGCATAAACCACATTTCCCAAGGCCTGAACACAGGGCGACCCCGTGCCAGAGGCGGCTGAGAAAAAGGGTTTTCGCCAGGGTGTCTCCTTCTTTGGGTTCGAGCGCGAACCGACCTCCGTCATGGGTATGGACAAGTATGCTCACAATGATCTCCGTTGGTTCGGGAGGTTAGCCGAAGCTTGCGTGACTGTAAATGAGCAACCCGGAACTGGAGAGGTAAAGAAGGGGCATGGAGTTTTTGCCGGGGATTCAAGAATCATGGGAAAAAGGGGATGTCTGAAGGGGCGGAGACTCGGTCCCATGACTTGAGTCGGTTAGCATCTGGATAATCGGCGGAGAGCATCATCAAGGTGTTTGAGCCAGATATTGACCAGGCGGTCATATTCTCCGGCTCCCTTGAGGACCGCTTCACATTGAATGCCAGCATTTTCCAGCCTGGACATCCAACTGCTTTCCCGTTCTCCGACCATGTCACGCGAGGCATGCCAGCCTGCTCCAAAAAGAAAGGGAAGGAGATAGGCCTTGCTGACGCCATCTTCCTTGAAGCGCTTAATGATGCAGTCAATCCCCGGTTCTGCTTCCATGGCTCCCATGTGGACGGACGTATCTCTCTTCTGAAATGCGCGGTGGAGAGCCTCGTAGTAAATATTGCCATCATGTTTGGTTCCATGCCCCATGAAAAGGACTGCGTGGTTTTCACCTTTGCCCTCCAGACCTATGGAAAGAATGGCATCGGCCACCCTTTCCACGCCCGCTTCTCCAGCCACCAGTGGAAATCCGACTTCAACTCGATTGAACCCGTCATCCCGGAGCATCTGATCATTGGCAAGTTCCAATAATTCGTGGAATTCTGTGCCGGGGATCAAGTGCAGGGATTGGATAGCCACATGAGTGATTCCTTCCGCCAACAGTTTTTTCAAGGCCATGGGGACGGAGTCAACCGCTTCACCGGCCTTTTCCATATGTCCCCTGATAGTCTTTGACGTGTATGCCAGCATAACAGGCAACTCAGGGTAGGTCTGGCGAACGCGTTCCGTGATATGGTCAAGCGAGGCGGTGGCACGCTTATGACGGGAACCGAATGCGGCTAGGACAATGGCTGTTTTCATTATTTGCGGTTCTTCTTTATCAGCGCGAGTGAGAAATAGTGGGGTCTTTTGGGCGCATCCTTGATATCCATGAGAATAGACTCACCATTCATACCGAGTTGGGAAACGAGGACTGTTTTGTCATCCAGACGCAATCGCTCCAAAGTGCTGCGAATCTCATCGAAGTTTTTGTACGTTTTGAGGATAACTGCATTATCAGCCACGTCAAGTTGGGCTTCCAGTTTTGCCGCATCAGCGACTCCAGATGTGATGAGCAGGGATTCCTTGGATTCGGCAAGGACAAGGCCAACCTTGGCCGCTGCGGCATGGAAAGATGTGATTCCCGGTATAGCCTGGAGGCGTGTGTCAGGATTTGTCGCTAGAAGCGTTCTCTGAAGATATCCGTAGGTCGAGTATGTCAGAGGATCGCCCAAGGTGATGAATGCCGCATTTTTTCCGCTGTCGAGAACAGTGGCAACTTCCTGTGCATTTTTTTCCCAGGCTGCTTTGAGTTCTCTCTCATCCTTGGTCATGGGGAAGCCAAGGTGGATGACCTGAACGTCAGCCTTCAGATGTGGTTTGGCAATGGAATATGCAGTGGAATAATCATTTTTAGTGGAGGCGGCGGCAAAAATGACATCGACTTCGCCTAGGGCGCGTACTGCTTTGAGGGTCAGTAGTTCCGGGTCGCCGGGGCCGACGCCTATACCGTAAAGAGTGCCTTTCATGGTCAATTCGTTATCCTTTTCTGTTACTGTTTTCGGGCTTGCCGAAGGGGGATTTTCTAATGATTGCCTGTTGGATGGAGCAGGCGATAGACGGTATCAATGCCTTTGAGCAATCGCATGGTTGGCCGGGAAACAATATGTTCATCAACGAGGAATACGTTGCGATCTCGGACAGCCTTGATACGTGATGAAGCGGGACCGGAAGCGATATCACGGACGCTGACTTCATTCATGGGGCCGAATTGGGCAAGATAAACATCAATATTGGCTGATTTCATCAACATCCTTTCCATGCCGTATGATGCGATATTGGTTCCATGCCGAGGCCTGGCGTCATAGGCGATATTGATGCCTCCGGCCATTTCAACAACAAAAATTGGCATGGAACTGGGAGAGAATGTTGAATATTTTCTATGGATGGATTCGAAGAAGACGTGGGGGCGTTCTTCCTTGGGGATACGATTAATCCGCTGCATATCCATCTCCAATCCCTCTTTGAAATTGCTTACCATTCTTTCGGCCTGGAGTTCTCTGCCTGTCAGTCGTCCGAGGGTGCGCCAGTATGTGTACATGGCATCAATGGTATTCGGTTGCAGGGCCAATACCTGAATACCGTGTCTTTTCAGAGCACTCCAGAGAGCTGGGTAGCCTCGGGACTGCATAGGGCGGATGAGGACGAGGTCCGGTTTGGCCGCGAGAAACTTTTCGACACCGTCGTGGGTGCTGAATTGCTCTTTGCTCAGGGCGATGGAGGGATAGTCCTCATTTTGTGTTACA comes from the Pseudodesulfovibrio piezophilus C1TLV30 genome and includes:
- a CDS encoding ASKHA domain-containing protein, yielding MSILVHTHDGGRFALEPKEGDTLAKTLFLSRLWHGVALCSGLGKCGLCRVRYTSDAPEANRDELRKLGQEAVSTGWRLSCLHPSESCEIEIPVPARTQRALKSYSQTTGDFSLAVDLGTTSIHWSVLAGKERVASGHELNPQTGLGSEVMTRLAAAATAEGRFVLRALITDRMTELAMIAARNMGGECTGLTISGNSAMTYILLGKKPDDLAAAPYTLSYTGGNEKKIGAGLPPAYIPPLLAPFVGADISAGLTALEHEETVSYPFLLADLGTNGEFVLALSPKKRFCASVPMGPALEGVGLSYGRTAGPGAITGFSLTPTGLTMQIFDDTIPPLGLTGTGYLSLTALLVRHGVLDESGRFGQGNTPLAAKLAQCVTTISGEPAFRLEHNLFLPASDIEEILKVKAAFNLALSKLLKETKLTPAKLATIYIAGALGEHVNLEDLETLGFLPPGSKGKAVKAGNTSLKGSEKILTDPTAREFAERLPKTIISLDLTTDEAFGEHYFQRMCFTYVD
- a CDS encoding sirohydrochlorin cobaltochelatase; translation: MKTAIVLAAFGSRHKRATASLDHITERVRQTYPELPVMLAYTSKTIRGHMEKAGEAVDSVPMALKKLLAEGITHVAIQSLHLIPGTEFHELLELANDQMLRDDGFNRVEVGFPLVAGEAGVERVADAILSIGLEGKGENHAVLFMGHGTKHDGNIYYEALHRAFQKRDTSVHMGAMEAEPGIDCIIKRFKEDGVSKAYLLPFLFGAGWHASRDMVGERESSWMSRLENAGIQCEAVLKGAGEYDRLVNIWLKHLDDALRRLSRC
- the cobI gene encoding precorrin-2 C(20)-methyltransferase; the protein is MKGTLYGIGVGPGDPELLTLKAVRALGEVDVIFAAASTKNDYSTAYSIAKPHLKADVQVIHLGFPMTKDERELKAAWEKNAQEVATVLDSGKNAAFITLGDPLTYSTYGYLQRTLLATNPDTRLQAIPGITSFHAAAAKVGLVLAESKESLLITSGVADAAKLEAQLDVADNAVILKTYKNFDEIRSTLERLRLDDKTVLVSQLGMNGESILMDIKDAPKRPHYFSLALIKKNRK
- a CDS encoding ABC transporter substrate-binding protein — its product is MKRFLFTLFFLLLYCTSAHAGQMRDDVGTRFFFEKPFTRIISLYAAHTENLFNLGLEDEIIGVTQNEDYPSIALSKEQFSTHDGVEKFLAAKPDLVLIRPMQSRGYPALWSALKRHGIQVLALQPNTIDAMYTYWRTLGRLTGRELQAERMVSNFKEGLEMDMQRINRIPKEERPHVFFESIHRKYSTFSPSSMPIFVVEMAGGINIAYDARPRHGTNIASYGMERMLMKSANIDVYLAQFGPMNEVSVRDIASGPASSRIKAVRDRNVFLVDEHIVSRPTMRLLKGIDTVYRLLHPTGNH